The Tubulanus polymorphus chromosome 6, tnTubPoly1.2, whole genome shotgun sequence genome includes a region encoding these proteins:
- the LOC141907331 gene encoding palmitoyltransferase ZDHHC23-like isoform X2, with amino-acid sequence MCFVILQISNWVSIIFRFITCRSVSPGTMNGIIDAVVDRCRFPMCFGTGAVKVRFDVLIPVVLVPTLWMIAAYGPWLSVFVMAFATSLVALVHSTWKRRFKTYRTKFFFSWGMTSVFCMLYVFETVIVALREILLWENLICVTLAGAILYCVYLCKTSALKYERSASSVQSAAGATRTGRKFHSVMYSGDDGEEVMKVTVEDESDDDDDGSSEINHENAESIKRFHNSNGIDSRPIKDGNPANWCDDCKRLKKLRSSHCTVCNVCVNVRDHHCIWLDCCIGEHNHRSFYFCMVLCVILGIYGSHISLTSICTPEMYNGWFLYANDCRFLYADIRFASAFVGIVYAIIGTAVVLCGVIIQSIFISQNITQQEHHRARNNHTTKCQFFAFRNSHNYGVLRNWRLFLKGQRSIADDHII; translated from the exons ATGTGCTTTGTGATTCTACAAATCAGTAATTGGGTTTCTATAATTTTCAG ATTTATAACGTGTCGGAGTGTGTCGCCGGGTACGATGAACGGTATAATCGATGCTGTAGTCGATCGCTGCCGGTTTCCGATGTGTTTCGGAACCGGCGCCGTTAAAGTGCGATTCGACGTTCTAATTCCGGTTGTTCTCGTGCCGACCCTGTGGATGATCGCCGCATACGGGCCGTGGTTATCGGTGTTCGTTATGGCGTTCGCGACGTCGCTCGTCGCGCTCGTTCACTCGACGTGGAAACGCCGGTTCAAAACGTATCGTACGAAGTTCTTCTTCTCGTGGGGTATGACGTCGGTGTTCTGTATGCTGTACGTATTCGAGACTGTGATTGTCGCGTTGCGCGAGATTTTACTCTGGGAGAATTTAATCTGCGTCACGCTGGCCGGCGCCATTTTATACTGCGTGTATTTGTGTAAGACGAGCGCGTTGAAATACGAGCGCAGCGCTTCATCCGTCCAATCAGCGGCCGGCGCGACGCGTACCGGTCGTAAGTTTCACAGCGTGATGTATTCGGGCGACGACGGCGAGGAGGTGATGAAGGTGACTGTCGAAGATGAAagcgatgatgacgatgatggcAGCAGTGAAATCAATCATGAAAACGCTGAAAGTATTAAACGCTTCCACAACAGTAATGGTATTGACTCGAGGCCGATTAAAG acGGTAACCCGGCTAATTGGTGCGACGACTGTAAACGCCTGAAGAAACTACGGTCTAGTCATTGTACAGTCTGTAATGTATGCGTAAATGTACGCGATCATCATTGTATATG GTTGGATTGTTGTATAGGTGAACATAATCATCGCTCATTCTATTTCTGTATGGTTTTATGTGTAATACTCGGTATTTACGGATCTCACATATCGCTGACGTCTATTTGCACTCCAGAGATGTACAATGGTTGGTTTCTCTACGCCAACGACTGTCGGTTCTTATACGCAGATATACG ATTTGCGTCTGCATTTGTCGGAATAGTGTACGCGATCATTGGAACCGCAGTGGTGCTTTGCGGTGTTATCATCCAGTCAATATTCATCAGTCAGAACATTACGCAACAGGAACACCACCGAGCTCGTAACAATCACACGACGAAATGTCAGTTTTTCGCGTTCAGAAATTCGCACAATTACGGCGTGCTTAGAAATTGgcgtttatttctgaaaggaCAGCGTTCGATAGCGGATGATCACATCATTTAA
- the LOC141907331 gene encoding palmitoyltransferase ZDHHC23-like isoform X1 has product MRHKYGRALTLQERFFAVKDDELLCCCEYVNERGEKSHILTCCCDCEALDLAVDRFITCRSVSPGTMNGIIDAVVDRCRFPMCFGTGAVKVRFDVLIPVVLVPTLWMIAAYGPWLSVFVMAFATSLVALVHSTWKRRFKTYRTKFFFSWGMTSVFCMLYVFETVIVALREILLWENLICVTLAGAILYCVYLCKTSALKYERSASSVQSAAGATRTGRKFHSVMYSGDDGEEVMKVTVEDESDDDDDGSSEINHENAESIKRFHNSNGIDSRPIKDGNPANWCDDCKRLKKLRSSHCTVCNVCVNVRDHHCIWLDCCIGEHNHRSFYFCMVLCVILGIYGSHISLTSICTPEMYNGWFLYANDCRFLYADIRFASAFVGIVYAIIGTAVVLCGVIIQSIFISQNITQQEHHRARNNHTTKCQFFAFRNSHNYGVLRNWRLFLKGQRSIADDHII; this is encoded by the exons ATGCGGCACAAATATGGTCGAGCTTTGACGCTTCAGGAGCGATTTTTTGCTgtaaaagatgatgaattgttGTGCTGTTGTGAATACGTCAATGAGCGTGGAGAGAAGAGTCATATTCTGACTTGTTGCTGTGACTGTGAAGCGTTAGACCTGGCAGTTGACAG ATTTATAACGTGTCGGAGTGTGTCGCCGGGTACGATGAACGGTATAATCGATGCTGTAGTCGATCGCTGCCGGTTTCCGATGTGTTTCGGAACCGGCGCCGTTAAAGTGCGATTCGACGTTCTAATTCCGGTTGTTCTCGTGCCGACCCTGTGGATGATCGCCGCATACGGGCCGTGGTTATCGGTGTTCGTTATGGCGTTCGCGACGTCGCTCGTCGCGCTCGTTCACTCGACGTGGAAACGCCGGTTCAAAACGTATCGTACGAAGTTCTTCTTCTCGTGGGGTATGACGTCGGTGTTCTGTATGCTGTACGTATTCGAGACTGTGATTGTCGCGTTGCGCGAGATTTTACTCTGGGAGAATTTAATCTGCGTCACGCTGGCCGGCGCCATTTTATACTGCGTGTATTTGTGTAAGACGAGCGCGTTGAAATACGAGCGCAGCGCTTCATCCGTCCAATCAGCGGCCGGCGCGACGCGTACCGGTCGTAAGTTTCACAGCGTGATGTATTCGGGCGACGACGGCGAGGAGGTGATGAAGGTGACTGTCGAAGATGAAagcgatgatgacgatgatggcAGCAGTGAAATCAATCATGAAAACGCTGAAAGTATTAAACGCTTCCACAACAGTAATGGTATTGACTCGAGGCCGATTAAAG acGGTAACCCGGCTAATTGGTGCGACGACTGTAAACGCCTGAAGAAACTACGGTCTAGTCATTGTACAGTCTGTAATGTATGCGTAAATGTACGCGATCATCATTGTATATG GTTGGATTGTTGTATAGGTGAACATAATCATCGCTCATTCTATTTCTGTATGGTTTTATGTGTAATACTCGGTATTTACGGATCTCACATATCGCTGACGTCTATTTGCACTCCAGAGATGTACAATGGTTGGTTTCTCTACGCCAACGACTGTCGGTTCTTATACGCAGATATACG ATTTGCGTCTGCATTTGTCGGAATAGTGTACGCGATCATTGGAACCGCAGTGGTGCTTTGCGGTGTTATCATCCAGTCAATATTCATCAGTCAGAACATTACGCAACAGGAACACCACCGAGCTCGTAACAATCACACGACGAAATGTCAGTTTTTCGCGTTCAGAAATTCGCACAATTACGGCGTGCTTAGAAATTGgcgtttatttctgaaaggaCAGCGTTCGATAGCGGATGATCACATCATTTAA
- the LOC141907201 gene encoding endothelin-converting enzyme homolog: MAGTSKHTFLALILLSSFYVFLAQCYVIRHSKGKHDARDGVLPRDADKNTSVSREEFRNRSRINASSETVQSTDTIFNKQRHITEDFTSHGIGDDLALENGSGSDQNYRSFTDSSDNESREGATIASLENESKSRVELGYNASTADNCVVASSSHGNDFVVCSSQQPINDQISAPDDEMTSLPYEPTVEDQIEMPDVFCTSEQCIQLANSFQELMNKSVNPCDDFYEYACGNWTENPITDGVNQISPLVLERVRIGQTLRDELSEPLSLNDSAAVKMVKELYASCMNRDTIELRGLSPILDFVKSLGGWPLLVGKDWDINSFNLVKMMSRLAAHATNALLQPFVSTNHGNTKQNVLRLAHHRLGLPHHAFLKKKKVDAYRNYMTEVAVILGAGKVDEAQVSADVDDMIEFEAKVAKTKAPVRSYIYDSFLSISVGELQMRTGTWFDWKMYLNLVVNETMGNIMNLTVDESIVVIGLSNLYEMLDIIRDTPKRTQANYFVWRGIKSMLGFGGASIVRNATRRFNEAVALGVNDDYPDWLNCVRKAASAMPSAVGRLYIKDNFDEESKTKVEEMASYIKSAFIEILEDADWIDEITKAKAVAKTDAMVTLVGYNDYILNDELLLKDYAGVVIDKEKYFENILSLARNRIRSYFENLRHPTDRNVSMQLQPANLNAHIVHTKNQMVVTAAMIHPLFQETSPNYVNYAGIGFTIGHELTHGFDDFGHRFNEEGRLSEWWDEDSLRKLKNRSQCVADQYNQYRLPGGLRLNAALSNGENIADNGAIKLSFAAYQAWVKRNGVEPTLPGLQLNQNQIFFLRYAQIWCSSYSDNYLKSMIATSHHAPGKYRVIGPLSNFPQFSESFNCPIGSRMNPEHKCSVW, translated from the exons ATGGCTGGAACCAGTAAACACACGTTTCTAGCGTTGATATTGCTTAGTAGTTTTTATGTTTTCCTCGCGCAATGTTACGTAATACGACATTCAAAAGGAAAGCACGACGCGAGAGACGGCGTCCTTCCGCGAGACGCGGATAAAAATACATCGGTTAGTAGAGAAGAATTCCGAAATCGAAGCCGTATTAACGCGAGTTCAGAGACCGTGCAGTCAACGGATACTATATTCAATAAACAAAGGCACATAACGGAAGATTTTACCTCGCACGGGATTGGCGATGATTTAGCGTTGGAAAATGGCAGCGGTAGTGATCAAAATTACCGGTCATTTACGGACAGTAGCGATAATGAATCGCGGGAAGGTGCTACAATTGCATCCTTAGAAAACGAATCCAAATCGCGTGTGGAATTAGGATACAATGCCTCGACGGCGGATAACTGCGTCGTGGCGTCATCGTCGCATGGCAACGATTTCGTCGTCTGTTCAAGCCAACAGCCAATCAACGACCAGATATCTGCACCGGATGACgaaatgacgtcacttccAT ACGAACCCACTGTAGAAGATCAGATAGAAATGCCGGATGTTTTTTGCACGAGTGAACAATGTATTCAGCTAG CCAACTCGTTCCAAGAACTGATGAACAAAAGTGTAAACCCATGCGACGACTTTTACGAATATGCTTGTGGTAACTGGACCGAGAATCCCATTACCGACGGAGTGAACCAAATATCGCCATTAGTGTTAGAGCGCGTTAGAATCGGGCAGACACTTCGAG ATGAACTATCTGAACCCCTATCGTTAAATGATTCCGCGGCCGTCAAAATGGTTAAAGAATTGTACGCATCGTGTATGAATCGTG ATACTATTGAGCTGCGCGGCTTGTCACCGATATTGGATTTTGTGAAATCGCTCGGTGGATGGCCATTGTTAGTCGGTAAAGACTGGGATATCAACTCATTCAACCTGGTGAAAATGATGTCGCGATTAGCAGCGCATGCCACCAACGCTCTCCTTCAGCCGTTTGTTAGTACTAACCACGGAAATACTAAGCAAAACGTGCTAAGG TTAGCGCATCACAGACTTGGCCTGCCGCATCACgcttttttgaagaaaaagaaagtcGACGCTTACCGGAACTACATGACCGAAGTTGCAGTGATTTTGGGGGCTGGTAAAGTCGATGAGGCCCAGGTTTCGGCGGACGTTGATGATATGATTGAGTTTGAAGCGAAGGTCGCTAAG ACTAAAGCACCAGTTCGCAGTTATATTTACGATTCTTTCCTGAGCATAAGCGTCGGAGAATTACAAATGCGGACTGGAACCTGG TTTGATTGGAAGATGTACTTGAACCTGGTAGTAAATGAAACGATGGGGAATATCATGAATCTCACTGTTGACGAATCAATCGTTGTCATTGGTCTCAGTAATCTATACGAGATGCTTGATATAATTCGTGATACTCCTAAAAG AACGCAAGCCAATTATTTTGTTTGGCGTGGTATTAAGTCTATGCTTGGCTTCGGAGGCGCCTCAATTGTAAGAAATGCGACCAGACGTTTTAATGAAGCG GTGGCGCTTGGAGTGAATGACGATTatcctgattggctgaacTGTGTTCGTAAAGCGGCTTCGGCTATGCCGTCTGCTGTGGGTCGACTTTACATCAAAGATAATTTTGACGAAGAAAGTAAAACAAAG GTAGAAGAAATGGCGTCCTACATTAAATCTGCATTCATCGAGATTTTAGAAGATGCCGATTGGATTGACGAGATCACTAAAGCGAAAGCAGTCGCCAAa ACGGACGCAATGGTCACATTGGTCGGCTATAACGATTATATACTAAATGACGAGTTACTTCTGAAGGACTATGCGGGG GTTGTTATCGACaaggaaaaatattttgaaaacatcCTCAGTTTAGCGAGGAACAGAATCAGGTCATATTTTGAGAATCTTCGCCATCCGACCGATCGAAATgt atCGATGCAGTTACAACCAGCAAACCTCAATGCGCACATAGTCCATACAAAAAACCAAATGG tTGTCACGGCCGCAATGATTCATCCATTATTTCAGGAAACCAGTCCGAA ttatGTGAATTACGCTGGAATAGGTTTTACCATTGGACACGAGCTGACGCATGGATTCGACGATTTTG GTCACAGATTCAACGAGGAAGGTCGTCTATCGGAATGGTGGGACGAAGATTCATTGCGCAAGCTGAAAAATAGATCACAATGCGTCGCCGATCAGTATAATCAATATCGTCTGCCAGGAGGGCTCCGG ttgaatGCCGCTTTGTCTAATGGAGAAAATATTGCAGATAATGGTGCCATCAAACTTTCCTTCGCT GCATATCAAGCGTGGGTAAAACGTAACGGTGTCGAACCGACCTTACCCGGATTACAGCTCAATCagaatcaaatatttttcctTCGATACGCACAG ATTTGGTGCAGTTCatatagtgacaattattTGAAGTCGATGATTGCTACATCCCACCATGCTCCGGGAAAATACAG AGTAATTGGACCATTATCAAACTTTCCACAGTTTTCGGAATCGTTTAACTGCCCAATTGGAAGTCGAATGAACCCAGAGCATAAATGTTCTGTTTGGTAA
- the LOC141907202 gene encoding RYamide receptor-like → MQPAMSDISTTADGVVENFTNSSQFSGLKEVIEFDVVRNVFYPCRDIALFFLVFSGNALVLLSILKTRNLQTCTNYMLASLSCADMLVSICSLLNFFKWIHRFNWLQLSVNYCIVAMFLYVVSLTSSMYHLIAISFDRFLSTRWPIKYRTCRTTSHTVVIVCVIWFLSVATAMPTIFVTNTTNCSFETFFRKAHVLMLGCIMLSADFIIVFVYGLIGCSKRRQRRRVAGMVAAVDETFQQRQENKSTKLLLKISLVFIVCWTPLGVSCIMLKYTTETFESWFYPIRAVFLFLAASNSFMNPIIYCWNSQTFRAAFKRLLCGRCTCSPRSTNIVTLTNGTSF, encoded by the coding sequence ATGCAACCGGCGATGTCTGATATCTCGACGACCGCGGATggtgttgttgaaaattttACAAACTCGAGTCAATTTAGCGGGTTAAAAGAAGTGATTGAATTCGACGTCGTTCGTAATGTATTTTACCCGTGTCGCGACATAGCTTTGTTTTTTCTAGTGTTTAGCGGCAACGCTTTGGTTTTACTGTCCATTCTTAAAACCCGAAATCTACAAACATGTACGAACTACATGTTAGCGAGTTTATCGTGTGCCGACATGCTCGTATCGATTTGTTCGTTGTTGAATTTCTTTAAGTGGATTCACCGGTTCAACTGGCTCCAACTATCGGTGAATTACTGTATAGTAGCGATGTTTTTATACGTCGTTAGTCTGACTTCGTCGATGTATCATTTGATAGCAATATCGTTCGATCGGTTTTTAAGTACGAGATGGCCGATCAAATATAGAACGTGTAGAACAACCAGTCATACGGTCGTCATCGTTTGCGTTATTTGGTTTTTGAGCGTTGCCACCGCGATGCCGACAATTTTCGTTACAAACACTACAAATTGTTCGTTCGAGACGTTCTTTAGAAAGGCGCACGTTTTGATGCTGGGATGTATAATGTTGTCAGCGGATTTCATCATCGTATTCGTCTATGGTTTGATCGGTTGCTCGAAAAGGCGCCAAAGACGTCGGGTTGCGGGAATGGTCGCCGCTGTCGACGAGACGTTTCAACAGCGACAAGAAAACAAATCTACAAAACTGCTTTTGAAAATCTCACTAGTTTTTATCGTTTGTTGGACGCCGTTAGGAGTGAGTTGTATCATGTTGAAATATACTACGGAAACATTCGAAAGTTGGTTCTATCCGATACGGGCGGTTTTCCTATTTTTGGCGGCTTCGAATTCCTTCATGAATCCGATAATCTATTGTTGGAATAGCCAGACGTTTAGAGCGGCATTCAAAAGGTTACTGTGCGGCAGGTGCACTTGTTCCCCAAGATCGACAAACATCGTAACATTGACCAATGGGACCAGCTTTTAG